In Candidatus Cloacimonadota bacterium, one DNA window encodes the following:
- a CDS encoding glutamate mutase L, whose product MIDKKNIIITDIGSTTTKAVLFQKQNNKYKLIGLEHIPTTVEKPVEDVKIGIYNSIRKLEENISQKILSDNAIPEELHFPNNTIYLTTSSAGGGLQILVFGLTLFDSASSAKRTAFGSGGVILDTFAINDNRSSIEKMQLIRILRPDIILFAGGTDGGNISSIVRLGELISLANPKPKFGEKTK is encoded by the coding sequence ATGATTGATAAAAAGAACATTATCATAACTGACATTGGTAGCACCACGACAAAGGCAGTCTTGTTTCAAAAACAAAATAATAAATATAAACTTATAGGATTAGAACATATTCCCACGACTGTTGAAAAACCTGTTGAGGATGTAAAAATTGGAATTTATAACTCTATTAGAAAATTAGAAGAAAATATTTCGCAAAAAATTCTTTCTGATAATGCAATACCTGAAGAATTACATTTCCCGAATAATACGATTTATTTAACTACCAGCAGCGCTGGCGGTGGACTGCAGATTTTAGTTTTTGGTTTAACTTTGTTTGATTCTGCAAGTAGTGCAAAACGCACAGCTTTTGGTTCAGGTGGGGTTATCCTTGATACTTTCGCAATAAATGATAACCGCTCTTCAATAGAAAAGATGCAGTTGATAAGAATTCTTCGTCCGGACATAATTCTTTTCGCAGGCGGAACAGATGGTGGGAATATTAGTAGTATTGTTAGATTGGGGGAACTAATCTCGCTTGCAAACCCTAAACCAAAATTTGGAGAAAAAACAAAAAT